A part of Augochlora pura isolate Apur16 chromosome 1, APUR_v2.2.1, whole genome shotgun sequence genomic DNA contains:
- the LOC144470887 gene encoding uncharacterized protein LOC144470887 isoform X2, translating to MNHVAAFKILILLLNFGNLESITVVNHHPDEEYFLEHEVPYADAIAEAKKLKVYPGPIPGCKPCTSTEMAYCTDDVIYDHCCCDGSFNEVFPFVKHTCRVGPEECKVQAGDCAEYARLRECCCHSYLASYY from the exons ATGAACCACGTCGCCGCATTCAAAATTCTGATACTGTTGCTAAACTTTGGCAATCTCGAGTCGATCACGGTGGTCAATCACCATCCGGACGAAGAGTATTTTTTGGAACATGAAGTTCCCTACGCGGATGCAATCGCCGAGGCGAAGAAGCTGAAAGTTTATCCCG GGCCCATTCCGGGATGCAAGCCTTGCACAAGCACAGAGATGGCTTACTGTACAGACGATGTTATATACGATCATTGTTGTTGCGATGGTAGTTTCAACG AGGTATTCCCTTTCGTCAAGCACACTTGTCGCGTGGGACCAGAAGAATGCAAAGTGCAGGCCGGGGACTGCGCTGAATACGCGAGGTTACGGGAATGCTGTTGTCATTCCTATTTAGCTTCTTACT ATTGA
- the LOC144470866 gene encoding uncharacterized protein LOC144470866, giving the protein MSEPILNPPVPYVGPVEGGLIPGKMVKVQGKVPSDAVSFAVNYQLGPGLNPRDDIAIHVSARFPEGFITRNHIESMAWGMEENEGPMWIQPGQEFEILLLCEPACYKIAINGRHFAQFNHRLPYQKVTHLVIDGDVQLNSIAYEIVPVDPPRSPRAAPTPEIPTANFGPPPPGGIYPTINPQAPQGGYGPPPPQPGGYGPMPGYGPPDYNPSKPYGYQPGYEKAEEEDAFGGCLNKVGLALGGLVAAGGIAAAAHALNKKKDDETEKDHEKSDASKSKTESEGGLNLGSLGAALASNLVSNALQSNMHAQQGYPQAPAGGGGGGGVLDSILGALGGNNAAPAPPPSQPTDPFSGALGSILGGVLGGGGGSQQPGYQPQGGYGNYQPSGGYTNQQQSSGPDLLSGIGSAIGSSLFNSALEGLSKHGKGKSHDENHSSPAPPYTPPPYQPAPPSDNTPASGHKLSADEISKGLGLDD; this is encoded by the exons ATGTCTGAACCAATTTTAAATCCG CCGGTTCCTTATGTGGGCCCAGTTGAAGGAGGTTTAATACCTGGGAAAATGGTAAAAGTTCAAGGGAAAGTTCCTTCGGATGCAGTTTCCTTTGCTGTCAATTATCAACTGGGACCTGGGCTAAATCCTAGAGATGATATAGCCATTCATGTGTCGGCACGTTTTCCAGAGGGTTTTATCACTAGGAATCACATAGAATCAATGGCTTGGGGAATGGAAGAGAACGAGGGTCCTATGTGGATTCAACCCGGTCAAGAATTCGAAATACTTCTTTTATGCGAACCTGcttgttataaaattgctatcaATGGTAGACACTTCGCACAATTTAACCACCGATTACCATATCAGAAAGTTACTCATTTGGTCATTGATGGTGATGTACAACTAAATTCTATTGCATACGAGATCGTTCCTGTTGATCCGCCTCGTTCTCCAAGAGCAGCACCTACACCAGAAATACCTACAGCCAACTTTGGTCCCCCAc CACCAGGTGGAATATATCCCACAATAAATCCACAAGCACCGCAGGGTGGATATggaccaccaccaccacaaCCAGGTGGTTATGGTCCTATGCCTGGATATGGGCCACCTGATTATAATCCATCGAAACCATATGGATATCAACCAGGATATGaaaaagcagaagaagaagacgcaTTTGGTGGTTGCCTGAACAAAGTTGGATTAGCATTAGGTGGATTAGTTGCAGCTGGAGGCATAGCTGCTGCTGCTCACGCATTAAAT aaaaagaaagacgaTGAGACCGAGAAAGATCATGAAAAGTCGGATGCTTCAAAGTCAAAAACAGAAAGCGAGGGTGGTTTAAATCTCGGTTCGCTTGGGGCAGCTTTAGCAAGCAATTTAGTAAGTAACGCTTTACAAAGCAACATGCACGCACAACAAGGGTATCCTCAAGCACctgcaggaggaggaggaggaggaggtgtaTTGGACTCTATCCTTGGAGCACTTG gtGGTAATAACGCAGCTCCAGCTCCACCACCAAGTCAACCAACTGATCCATTTTCGGGAGCTCTAGGATCGATTCTTGGTGGAGTTcttggcggtggtggtggatCTCAACAACCAGGATATCAACCACAAGGGGGCTATGGAAATTATCAACCTTCTGGTGGTTATACTAACCAACAGCAGAGTTCAGGTCCAGATCTTTTATCGGGTATAGGTTCTGCAATTGGTTCCTCTTTGTTTAACTCTGCTTTGGAAGGTCTTAGCAAACATGGCAAAGGT AAATCTCATGATGAAAATCATTCATCGCCTGCACCACCTTACACACCGCCTCCTTATCAACCTGCTCCACCTTCTGACAACACCCCTGCATCTGGACACAAATTAAGTGCAGATGAAATTTCCAAAGGCTTAGGTTTGGACGATTAA
- the LOC144470842 gene encoding integrin alpha-8, with protein sequence MFNILLLTLVLIKDPVFSYNLDVDVTKIFNIPKSFDKRASYFGFSVAFYESGINSILLIGAPRANLSVKQDLIEPGCVYTCPIRHSKCTQWDITNHYTRKNGLYESIDAAWMGATIAVEKKIDPRIVVCAPRWKFVHGADAVMPGICYVDKIETVVPFTAKVEHEILPYISQSYYSLGFSLHIPHKTSKRIVMLGSPGILWWAGAPQMITDLSKPRLRLINPFEGDDQLDPNSYFGYSVTSGYYFGKSELWYASGAPKAANMYGIVRVFELVNNVAIVSRVINGEQYGEYFGASLTSCDLNNDGKDELIVGAPLWTKDMDEGRIYIFKNSNGNMFEKHTFEGEITGGRFGTIVTCLGDIDYDGYSDFAVGAPYAEDTGAIYVFNGNGNGLIKRYSQKILGKQIEKNIRGFGISISEPRDINNDKYPDIAVGAYLSDKAVLIKSKPTIILKTVIDYTEEKKLLHNSTHFFINICTTYNGIFAPQKLDVVHFLKIDQLYGRVFGDEQELEKSVGNEYKFTQSLTVHTNNCNKLKIHLKNNIQNILDPLEISTSVVLKADLEYKNKTENRDIFCTNCASINKDLSKTEHSIKLPFAVDCGEDNVCTSDVRIKLSTDLGPGNIYTIGSTSSVKLVIDASNYGEPAYQLKVCIYIPELLPLARIPPICSESSNMHNTLEVICDIGNPLRDKESLTLQLDMSEIRYDIKEVEITANVTMQSDQKDSLKNTDSLIINFGADIDVTIAGKANTDLYSYYNDEKHKLNNVKFEHIYEVQKFGVSPLEKVILAVSIPSHWKHSTGDIQIINLNKTNGNMDGQLFYCKHSRMPTLYPEDPKFVVQEEFQSGTNFSLSLSPENRSIYLNCSNTDVHCSYLECLLGPFTASTSVAKLMLTLDLYLNSFEPTMLEMKDIILVSTNGSVHITQPYNIITRITNKPHNAFVTTKFIGSPVSEQLAGWIIILSVILGIILLIFLILGLVALGFFNRKKREELMTLKSDMNNKTATIVTTSSEREDVH encoded by the exons atgtttaatatattgctTTTAACACTCGTGTTGATAAAGGATCCTgtattttcgtataatttgGATGTCGATGtcactaaaatatttaatattccgaAAAGTTTTGACAAACGAGCAAGTTACTTCGGATTTTCTGTTGCATTCTATGAAAGtggaataaattctattttacttattgGTGCACCTAGAGCAAATTTAAGTGTAAAACAGGATTTGATTGAACCAGGATGTGTATACACGTGTCCAATTCGTCATAGCAAATGTACACAGTGGGATATTACTAATCACTATACACGGAAAAATGGTTTGTATGAAAGTATTGATGCTGCTTGGATGGGAGCAACAATTGccgttgaaaagaaaattgatccCAGAATTgtg gTATGTGCTCCAAGATGGAAATTTGTTCATGGTGCGGACGCGGTCATGCCTGGTATTTGTTATGTGGATAAAATTGAGACTGTTGTACCTTTTACTGCGAAAGTTGAACATGAAATATTGCCATATATAAGTCAATCTTATTATTCACTTGGATTTTCTTTACATATACCACATAAAACTTCCAAAAGGATAGTGATGTTAGGCAGTCCTGGTATATTATGGTGGGCAGGTGCACCTCAAATGATTACGGACCTATCTAAACCGAGATTACGACTGATAAATCCGTTTGAAGGGGACGATCAATTAGATCCTAATAGCTATTTTG GATACTCAGTAACATCTGGCTACTATTTCGGAAAATCAGAATTGTGGTATGCAAGTGGTGCTCCAAAAGCTGCTAATATGTACGGAATTGTTAGGGTATTTGAATTAGTTAATAATGTAGCAATCGTGAGCCGAGTTATAAATGGAGAACAGTATGGTGAATATTTTGGAGCTTCTTTAACATCTTGCGATCTTAACAATGATGGTAAAGACGAGTTAATAGTTGGAGCTCCGCTGTGGACAAAAGACATGGATGAAGGTCGAATATACATCTTCAAAAATTCCAATGGC AATATGTTTGAAAAACATACGTTTGAAGGAGAGATAACTGGAGGTCGATTTGGTACTATTGTTACTTGTCTTGGTGATATCGATTATGATGGTTACTCTGATTTTGCTGTTGGTGCACCATATGCTGAAGATACTGGtgcaatatatgtatttaatggcaatgggaatggattaattaaacgatatagTCAGAAGATACTTGGCAAACAGATTGAAAAGAACATTCGTGGATTcggaatttcaatttctgaGCCACgcgatataaataatgataaatatccTGATATTGCTGTAGGTGCTTATTTGTCAGATAAagcagttttaataaaatctaaaccaaccataattttaaaaacagtaaTTGATTATACCGAAGAAAAAAAGTTGTTGCACAATTCTacgcatttttttattaatatatgtacaacTTATAATGGAATTTTTGCTCCCCAAAAACTAG ATGTTgttcactttttaaaaattgatcaattatATGGGAGAGTATTTGGTGATGAACAAGAACTGGAGAAAAGTGTTGGTAATGAGTACAAATTTACACAATCACTAACCGTACATACGAATAACtgtaataagttgaaaattcaTCTAAAG aataatattcagAATATATTAGATCCGTTAGAGATATCTACATCAGTTGTTTTGAAAGCAGACTTAGAGTATAAAAACAAAACAGaaaatcgagatattttctGTACAAACTGTGcaagtataaataaagatttgtCGAAAACTGAACATTCAATAAAGCTGCCGTTTGCTGTAGACTGTGGTGAAGATAATGTTTGTACATCGGATGTTAGAATAAAGTTGTCTACAGATTTAGGGCCTGGTAACATATACACAATTGGGTCCACATCTAGCGTCAAACTTGTGATAGATGCTTCTAACTATGGTGAACCAGCATATCAACTTAAAGTTTGCATATATATTCCGGAACTATTACCTTTAGCAAGAATACCACCTATATGTTCAGAGAGTTCTAATATGCACAATACTTTGGAAGTAATCTGCGATATTGGAAATCCATTGAGAGATAAA gaATCACTAACATTACAGTTGGATATGAGTGAAATTCGTTATGATATTAAAGAAGTGGAAATAACAGCAAATGTTACTATGCAGAGTGACCAAAAGGATTCCTTAAAGAATACagattctttaattataaactttGGTGCTGATATTGATGTAACAATAGCAGG gaAAGCAAATACTGACCTATACTCTTATTATAATGATGAGAaacataaattgaataatgtaaaatttgagCACATTTATGAAGTTCAAAAATTTGGTGTCAGTCCTCTCGAAAAAGTGATATTAGCAGTTAGTATTCCATCACATTGGAAACATTCTACCGGagatatacaaattattaatcttaATAAGACGAACGGTAACATGGATGGAcaactattttattgtaaacatTCGCGGATGCCAACACTTTATCCTGAAGATCCTAAATTTGTTGTACAAGAAGAATTTCAATCAGGAACAAACTTTTCATTGAGTTTATCTCCAGAGAATAGATCAATATATCTTAATTGTTCAAATACGGATGTCCACTGTTCATATCTTGAATGTTTATTAGGTCCTTTTACTGCTTCTACGTCTGTTGCCAAACTTATGCTTACATTGGATCTCTATTTAAACAGTTTTGAAC CAACCATGTTGGAAATGAAAGATATCATACTTGTTTCAACCAATGGAAGTGTACATATCACTCAgccatataatattattacaagaatTACCAATAAACCTCACAATGCTTTTGTGACTACAAAGTTCATAGGTTCACCAGTATCTGAGCAACTTGCTGGTTggataattattctatcagTAATTTTAGGTATTATATTACTCATCTTCTTAATTTTGGGATTGGTTGCACTTGGatttttcaatagaaaaaaaagagaagaactTATGACATTAAAATCTGACATGAAT aaCAAAACTGCTACTATCGTAACTACAAGTTCAGAAAGAGAAGatgtacattaa
- the LOC144470848 gene encoding uncharacterized protein LOC144470848 yields the protein MARPSVCNPLSYLITRQIDDKIDHCKRLVNARFETSENLFRQDLSSHYGCVNAIEFSNQGDLLVSGGDDRRVLLWKVEQAVHGLGKPAVMKAQHISNIFCLGYDSSKTKIFSAGNDDQVIVHDLRTGDVVNFFLHEKPVYGLSVHPHNDNVFASACDDGRVLIYDIRGSSAMETICLANYKTAFHSVMFNPMEPKVLATANAKEGVSLWDVRKLLEPVLRYGNESSAQSCMNVRFNAAGTRLLALRRRLPPVLYAVDSPTHLCQFDHPGYYNSCTMKSCCFAGDNDEYVLSGSDDFNLYMWKIPSEGVKWVESAHMVLRGHRSIVNQVRYNQARCIFASSGVEKIIKIWSPFSLGLGCLGGLKKDAHQRQRRVFTHDEYIGLVLRSGQFMSHDYSHQSTREDPRMMAFFDSLVQREIEGWSSEYMTSAPETPSDSESNPTSGQTYNATDSDDSTASDHQLMLRLLGTAVTSRGSSGGGATSERPLESPNRITRLIANRREKLMRLAAMDCGAPLSNTSTMAPGLSASDSPSEGENTQTKSRSKSKSKVKDIKRKHDKISGQRKRARRKCAVLQINTDSDSDEQPVDTMQPSTSSGVISRRSRYVANAIESDAKHSSYSCSSSEDNNSCSKRKHSKSDSDTSTTVHRRKHGKCKSNLRNDVNKNKNKRQHQVDYDTEEEKSDWKIYLNGVSTTKIQEDGPSTPVNKSCKVPSTPDSGITSGVSTVEKNGEQAQKEQNDAESSDHEQKLKSLECFRKKVDVARRSYYNRSTPLSQTISTTTDSSD from the exons ATGGCTCGTCCTTCCGTTTGTAATCCGCTTTCGTACCTTATTACGCGACAGATCGACGATAAAATCGATCACTGCAAACGCCTTGTTAATGCTAGATTCGAAACCTCTGAAAATCTATTCAGACAGGATCTATCATCTCATTATGGATGTGTTAACGCTATCGAATTCTCGAATCAAGGCGATCTCCTTGTCTCtg GCGGCGATGACAGGAGGGTTTTATTATGGAAAGTCGAACAAGCAGTACATGGTCTAGGCAAGCCTGCTGTGATGAAAGCTCAACATATTAGCAACATCTTTTGTCTTGGTTATGACAGCAGTaaaaccaaaatattttctgcaggAAACGATGATCAAGTTATCGTTCATGATTTACGAAC GGGTGATGTggtaaatttctttttacacgAAAAGCCCGTTTATGGCTTATCAGTTCATCCACACAATGATAACGTGTTTGCTAGTGCTTGCGATGATGGGAgagttttaatttatgatatcCGGGGTTCCAGCGCTATGGAAACCATTTGTCTAGCAAACTATAAAACAGCTTTCCATTCTGTAATGTTTAACCCTATGGAGCCTAAAGTGCTTGCTACTGCCAATGCTAAAGAAGGTGTTAGCCTATGGGATGTGCGAAAACTTTTAGA ACCTGTATTACGGTATGGAAATGAGAGCTCGGCACAGAGTTGCATGAATGTTAGGTTTAATGCAGCAGGCACTAGATTACTAGCTTTGAGGAGGAGGCTACCACCTGTACTTTATGCTGTAGATTCTCCTACACATCTATGTCAATTCGATCATCCTGGATATTATAATAGTTGTACAATGAAATCGTGTTGTTTTGCTGGCGATAACGACGAATATGTTCTTTCAG GTTCTGATGACTTCAATCTATACATGTGGAAAATTCCTTCTGAAGGAGTGAAGTGGGTAGAATCTGCACACATGGTGTTACGTGGTCATAGATCCATTGTTAATCAAGTACGATACAACCAAGCTCGTTGTATATTTGCGTCCTCTGgagttgaaaaaattataaagatatgGAGTCCATTTTCCCTTGGGCTTGGATGTTTAGGTGGATTGAAG AAAGATGCGCATCAAAGACAGCGTAGAGTATTTACACACGACGAATACATCGGATTAGTATTGCGTAGTGGTCAATTTATGTCACACGATTACAGTCATCAATCAACTAGAGAAGATCCAAGAATGATGGCATTCTTCGATTCATTGGTACAACGTGAAATTGAGGGATGGAGTTCTGAATACATGACATCGGCACCAGAAACACCTAGCGATTCCGAAAGTAATCCTACAAGCGGACAAACTTATAACGCAACTGATTCCGACg ATTCAACAGCTTCTGATCACCAATTGATGTTGAGACTTTTAGGAACAGCAGTTACCTCCCGAGGATCTTCCGGAGGTGGAGCAACTTCTGAAAGACCTTTAGAGTCTCCAAATCGTATAACACGGCTCATAGCAAATCGTCGAGAGAAGTTAATGAGACTTGCCGCCATGGATTGTGGTGCCCCATTAAGTAACACTTCTACCATGGCTCCTGGTCTATCTGCTTCAGATTCTCCGAGCGAAGGAGAAAATACGCAAACGAAGAGTAGAtcgaaatcaaaatcaaaaGTAAAAGATATAAAGAGGAAACACGATAAAATTTCTGGACAAAGAAAAAGAGCTAGAAGAAAGTGTGCCGTGTTACAAATTAACACTGACTCTGATAGTGATGAGCAACCGGTCGATACAATGCAGCCTAGTACCAGTTCTGGTGTAATTTCTAGAAGATCACGATATGTTGCGAATGCAATCGAGAGTGATGCGAAACATTCAAGTTATAGCTGTAGCAGTTCTGAAGATAATAATAGTTGTAGTAAACGAAAACATTCGAAAAGTGATTCCGATACTTCTACCACAGTACACAGAAGGAAACATGGTaaatgtaaaagtaatttaaggaatgatgttaataaaaacaagaaCAAACGGCAACATCAGGTCGATTACGACACAGAGGAGGAGAAATCAGATTGGAAGATTTATTTGAATGGTGTTAGCACAACAAAAATTCAAGAGGATGGCCCTTCAACGCCTGTGAACAAGTCATGTAAAGTTCCTTCAACTCCTGACAGTGGTATTACGTCGGGGGTATCTACAGTGGAGAAAAATGGCGAACAAGCACAAAAAGAGCAAAACGATGCTGAGAGTTCTGATCAtgaacagaaattgaaaagtttaGAGTGTTTTAGGAAGAAAGTGGATGTAGCGAGGCGGAGCTATTATAATCGATCCACGCCTTTATCACAAACCATTTCAACTACAACTGATTCTTCCGATTAA
- the LOC144470873 gene encoding cancer-related nucleoside-triphosphatase homolog isoform X2 — protein sequence MDTGATLRISRVLLTGPPGIGKTTVCKKLTSLLTERAYKVDGFYTEEVRNQNSIRTGFDVVLVNNSQKRSTLAKAGDVTNQSEKTKHKVGKYYVFINDFESVALPVFESNANILIVDEIEL from the exons ATGGATACCGGCGCCACGTTGCGTATCTCACGTGTACTTCTGACCGGACCTCCTG GCATAGGAAAAACTACAGTATGCAAAAAGTTAACTTCGCTCTTAACGGAACGAGCATATAAAGTTGACGGATTCTATACGGAAGAAGTGCGAAATCAGAATAGTATCAGAACTGGATTTGACGTTGTACTTGTGAATAATTCCCAGAAAAGATCAACCTTAGCAAAGGCTGG AGACGTTACAAACCAGTCAGAAAAAACTAAACACAAAGTTGGCAAATACTATGTGTTCATTAATGATTTTGAATCAGTAGCGTTACCAGTATTCGAATCAAATGCA aatatattgaTCGTAGATGAAATCG AACTATAA
- the LOC144470873 gene encoding cancer-related nucleoside-triphosphatase homolog isoform X1 produces the protein MDTGATLRISRVLLTGPPGIGKTTVCKKLTSLLTERAYKVDGFYTEEVRNQNSIRTGFDVVLVNNSQKRSTLAKAGDVTNQSEKTKHKVGKYYVFINDFESVALPVFESNANILIVDEIGKMELFSEKFHYNVLKLFSRTINKPFVIATIPEMHKVPQKYLSLFQKLQADKKSKVITVNRQNRDNLVEEIVHLISL, from the exons ATGGATACCGGCGCCACGTTGCGTATCTCACGTGTACTTCTGACCGGACCTCCTG GCATAGGAAAAACTACAGTATGCAAAAAGTTAACTTCGCTCTTAACGGAACGAGCATATAAAGTTGACGGATTCTATACGGAAGAAGTGCGAAATCAGAATAGTATCAGAACTGGATTTGACGTTGTACTTGTGAATAATTCCCAGAAAAGATCAACCTTAGCAAAGGCTGG AGACGTTACAAACCAGTCAGAAAAAACTAAACACAAAGTTGGCAAATACTATGTGTTCATTAATGATTTTGAATCAGTAGCGTTACCAGTATTCGAATCAAATGCA aatatattgaTCGTAGATGAAATCGGTAAGATGGAATTATTcagtgaaaaatttcattataatgtaCTGAAGTTATTTTCTAGAACTATAAATAAACCTTTCGTAATCGCAACAATACCTGAAATGCATAAGGTGCCACAGAAATATCTATCACTATTTCAAAAACTTCAAGCAGATAAGAAATCTAAAGTGATAACGGTGAATCGTCAAAATCGGGATAACTTAGTAGAGGAAATAGTTCATCTCATTTCTTTGTAA
- the Ppd3 gene encoding protein phosphatase D3, with protein MSENAEITGVTSPEDAAKAEKFKEEANEYFKNQDYNKAIELYTKAIELNSTVAVYYGNRSFAYLRTECFGYALTDASKAIDLDKNYVKGYYRRAAAHMSLGKFKLALKDYNTVTTARPNDKDAMLKYTECSKILKKLAFEKAISVEENKKNIADTINLKAMVIEDEYTGPKLEDGKVTLQFMQDLLEWYNKQNKLHRKYAFKILLDVKAWFMAQPSLVDITIPEDSKFTICGDIHGQYYDLLNIFQLNGLPSETNPYLFNGDFVDRGSFSVECIFTLFGFKLLYPNHFFMSRGNHESATMNQMYGFDGEVKTKYSAQMAELFTEVYNWLPLAHCLNNRVLVMHGGLFSRDNVKLEEIREINRNRQPPEEGLMCELLWSDPQPQPGRAPSKRGVGVQFGPDVTHNFLALNNLDYIVRSHEVKNNGYEVDHDGKCITVFSAPNYCDTMGNQGAFITLNGKDMKPHFTSYDAVPHPNVRPMVYANSLLKFMF; from the exons atgagTGAAAACGCAGAAATTACAGGAGTAACATCACCTGAAGATGCAGCTAAAGcggaaaaatttaaagaagaagCGAATGAATACTTCAAAA atcAAGATTATAATAAAGCCATAGAGTTATATACTAAAGCgatagaattaaattctacaGTGGCAGTGTATTATGGGAATAGAAGTTTCGCCTACTTAAGGACAGAATGTTTTGGATATGCACTTACGGATGcatcaaaagctattgatttagataaaaattatgtgaaaGGATATTATCGTAGAGCTGCAGCTCATATGTCACTCGGCAAGTTCAAACTAGCTCTTAAGGACTATAACACTGTTACTACAGCTAGACCAAATGATAAAGACGCGATGCTTAAATACACAGAATGttcaaagatattaaaaaaattagctTTCGAAAAAGCAATTTCTGTGgaagaaaataagaagaatataGCTgacacaattaatttaaaagctATGG tcatTGAAGATGAATACACAGGGCCTAAACTTGAAGATGGAAAAGTTACATTACAATTTATGCAAGACTTGTTAGAATGGtacaataaacaaaacaaaTTACATCGTAAATATGCTTTTAAGATTCTTTTAGATGTGAAAGCATGGTTCATGGCTCAGCCAAGTTTAGTTGATATTACAATTCCCGAAGATAGTAAATTTACCATATGTGGAGACATACATGGACAGTACTATGATTTACTTAACATATTCCAGTTAAATGGATTGCCTTCAGAAACTAATCCATAT TTGTTCAATGGAGATTTTGTAGATAGAGGCTCATTTTCTGTAGAGtgtatatttactttatttggATTTAAGTTATTGTATCCAAATCACTTTTTCATGTCTAGAG GTAATCACGAATCTGCCACTATGAACCAAATGTATGGCTTCGATGGAGAAGTCAAAACAAAGTATTCTGCTCAAATGGcagaattatttacagaagTTTATAATTGGCTCCCTCTTGCACATTGTCTTAACAACAGAGTACTT gtAATGCATGGTGGTCTGTTTTCAAGGGATAATGttaaattagaagaaattcgagaaattaataGGAATAGACAACCACCAGAGGAAGGATTAATGTGTGAGTTACTGTGGTCCGATCCACAACCTCAACCTGGAAGAGCACCCAGTAAGAGAGGAGTTGGTGTTCAATTTGGACCTGATGTTACACACAATTTCTTAGCTCTGAACAATCTTGATTACATTGTTAGAAGTCATGAAGTCAAAAATAATGGATACGAAGTCGACCATGATGGAAAATGTATCACCGTGTTTTCTGCTCCAAATTATTG TGACACTATGGGTAATCAGGGTGCCTTCATTACACTCAATGGCAAAGATATGAAACCTCATTTTACATCATATGATGCAGTG CCTCATCCAAATGTAAGGCCGATGGTATATGCTAATTCCTTACTAAAATTCATGTTTTAG
- the Idi gene encoding isopentenyl-diphosphate delta isomerase — MMVKTLKNVCAVAKQMVYASRKFGTVQVAPLQEAALNERCILVDECDKVIGESTKRDCHTVDSNGHIPLHRAFSVFLFNGKGELLMQKRSANKVTFPNNYANTCCSHPLAEIPQETEENEAIGIRRAAIRRMGYELGIPKDEILPSDLIYLTRVHYFMAHGHWGEHEIDYILFAQKDHVTLDPNPDEIAQLHWISKSNINEFIKNLDGPLSPWFHLVLKNRLLLWWENLHALEKMKDHGTIHKFK; from the exons ATGATGGTTAAAACGCTAAAGAATGTGTGTGCAGTTGCAAAACAGATGGTGTACGCGTCAAGAAAATTTGGTACTGTGCAAGTAGCACCTCTGCAAGAGGCTGCTCTAAATGAACGTTGCATTCTTGTTGACGAATGTGATAAAGTAATTGGTGAATCTACAAAAAGGGATTGTCATACTGTTGATTCTAATGGACATATTCCACTTCATAGAGCATTCAGTGTTTTTCTATTCAATGGCAAAGGAGAACTGTTGATGCAAAAACGATCTGCGAATAAG GTTACATTTCCTAACAATTACGCAAATACATGCTGTAGTCATCCATTGGCAGAAATCCCGCAAGAAACTGAAGAAAATGAAGCAATAGGAATTCGTAGAGCTGCCATCAGAAGAATGGGTTATGAACTAGGAATACCTAAAGATGAAATTTTACCAtctgatttaatatatttgacaaGGGTTCATTATTTCATGGCACATGGTCATTGGGGAGAACATGAAATAGATTACATATTATTTGCGCAAAAAGATCATGTTACATTAGATCCAAATCCAGATGAAATTGCTCAACTTCATTGGATATCGAAGtctaatataaatgaatttattaaaaatttagatgGACCATTGTCCCCGTGGTTTCATTTAGTTCTGAAAAATAGATTACTACTTTGGTGGGAAAATCTGCATGCATTAGAAAAAATGAAGGACCATGGAACaatacataaatttaaataa